From one Triticum aestivum cultivar Chinese Spring chromosome 4B, IWGSC CS RefSeq v2.1, whole genome shotgun sequence genomic stretch:
- the LOC123089735 gene encoding uncharacterized protein, producing the protein MSSPPPTPGREEIAGAKASRPLAADITGAGGNAGGVVEASQAASGGKAKATPSPATICPCCTEPWTSDGPHRMCCIPCGHVYGRSCMETLLHRSGQNSAKCPQCGKQFEEKLIINLYAPENMLKGCCSAEEIKAFYEHIFVAVRATCIEIQQWFRERVAQMEIIVNKKVTMAKANVVLMKERLKKMAEQEKMVPKDMIVFMEQNCPQLMICVSCVFSSLPASGMEGGDEIANVEIIVREGPCPHAVEASERGGRGNELNHTVSGLGEEIDGSYRDSSYFGEYNANISNKEANRMLVSANMDASAEGGKCIDVKAPARPTCSIYVEPWTSTDEHHICCIPCGHVYGRSCLRRWLRDQLSRNENLKCPQCAEELKGNLIDLHAPLCQEVHEYYEAKLAEFEASREECMLFAKYHYQYDLLSAQAKFRDELRALIRPEIAEIERVMMEHVAKANGSLVLMKEQIKKMAEEDMATTEHLIGYLEQTCHCPCLFPTLPKLPI; encoded by the exons ATGTCGTCCCCGCCGCCCACGCCTGGAAGGGAGGAGATCGCCGGCGCCAAGGCGTCGCGTCCGCTCGCTGCGGACATCACCGGCGCAGGGGGAAACGCCGGAGGTGTCGTCGAGGCAAGCCAAGCAGCGTCCGGCGGTAAGGCCAAGGCGACGCCGTCGCCGGCGACTATCTGCCCTTGCTGCACGGAGCCCTGGACTAGCGACGGCCCTCATCGCATGTG TTGCATTCCTTGTGGGCATGTGTATGGCAGATCTTGTATGGAGACGTTGCTGCATCGTTCTGGCCAGAATAGTGCCAAG TGCCCGCAGTGTGGCAAACAATTCGAGGAGAAGCTTATTATCAACCTCTATGCACCAGAAAACATGTTGAAGGGTTGCTGCAGTGCTGAG GAAATTAAAGCGTTTTACGAACATATATTTGTTGCAGTAAGGGCGACATGTATTGAGATTCAACAATGGTTTAGAGAACGGGTTGCTCAGATGGAGATAATAGTGAACAAAAAGGTGACAATGGCTAAGGCCAACGTGGTATTAATGAAGGAGCGATTGAAGAAGATGGCTGAACAAGAAAAGATGGTGCCAAAGGATATGATAGTGTTCATGGAGCAGAATTGCCCTCAGCTGATGATTTGTGTGTCGTGCGTGTTCTCATCCTTACCAGCATCTGGTATGGAAGGCGGGGACGAGATTGCCAATGTTGAAATTATTGTCAGAGAGGGGCCATGTCCCCATGCTGTGGAAGCTAGTGAACGGGGTGGCAGAGGCAATGAGTTAAATCATACTGTATCTGGTTTGGGCGAGGAGATCGACGGCTCATACAGAGACAGTAGCTACTTTGGCGAATATAATGCGAACATCTCCAACAAAGAAGCAAATAGGATGCTGGTAAGTGCGAACATGGATGCTTCAGCTGAAGGGGGGAAATGCATTGATGTCAAGGCACCAGCACGGCCAACCTGCTCTATCTACGTGGAGCCGTGGACCTCCACGGACGAGCATCACATCTG TTGTATTCCTTGCGGGCATGTCTACGGCAGGTCGTGCTTAAGAAGGTGGCTCAGGGATCAGCTTTCAAGGAATGAGAATCTGAAG TGCCCTCAATGTGCGGAAGAACTCAAAGGCAATCTTATCGACCTCCATGCACCATTGTGTCAG GAAGTGCATGAGTATTATGAAGCTAAGTTGGCTGAGTTTGAGGCATCGAGGGAAGAATGTATGCTATTTGCAAAATATCATTATCAGTATGACCTGCTAAGTGCACAAGCGAAGTTTCGGGATGAGCTGCGTGCACTAATTAGACCTGAAATTGCTGAGATTGAAAGAGTGATGATGGAACACGTGGCAAAGGCTAACGGTAGCTTGGTGTTGATGAAGGAGCAGATCAAGAAGATGGCTGAAGAAGACATGGCGACAACGGAGCATCTCATTGGATACTTGGAACAGACTTGCCATTGCCCTTGTCTTTTTCCTACCCTACCCAAGCTACCCATATGA